In a genomic window of Pedobacter sp. KBS0701:
- a CDS encoding sigma-54 dependent transcriptional regulator: MNGMVLIIDDEKKICSLLSRIIELEGFKTLQANTGKEGLKLLKSNDVSIVISDVKLPDVNGVALVKDIKTIKPYVEIINLTAYGTIADGVLAIKNGAFDYLVKGDDNEKIIPLLYKAMDKSNLQRRVSDLENKITRKHSFDTIIGQSKTLKEAIDLAKKVSTTDTTVLLLGETGTGKEVFAQSIHYESLRSAKPFVALNCSGFSPDLLESELFGYKAGAFTGANKDKKGLLEEANGGTLLLDEIGEMNLDLQAKLLRVLESQTFIKVGDTQTQQVNVRILAATNKDLKADALSGKFRSDLYYRLSVFTITLPPLRERKADIPALAIHYLKEFANKVNRSAPKMDDKILSILSVHSWKGNIRELKNVIERLVILSDGDVLSTAALPPEFFEFIPIENDYNLQQIEKQHIQKVLIHTKGNKTETSRLLGIGLTTLYRKIEEYQIREV; this comes from the coding sequence ATGAATGGGATGGTCCTCATCATTGATGATGAAAAGAAAATTTGCAGTTTACTTTCCAGGATTATAGAGCTCGAAGGTTTTAAAACCTTACAGGCCAATACCGGAAAAGAAGGGCTAAAGCTTTTAAAAAGTAATGACGTTAGCATTGTCATCAGTGATGTAAAGCTTCCCGATGTAAATGGTGTTGCGCTGGTTAAAGATATCAAAACCATAAAACCCTACGTAGAAATTATTAACCTTACCGCTTATGGTACCATTGCCGATGGTGTTTTGGCTATCAAAAATGGGGCATTTGATTATCTCGTAAAAGGCGACGATAACGAGAAAATTATTCCGCTTTTATACAAAGCGATGGATAAATCAAATCTGCAGCGCAGGGTTTCCGATCTCGAAAACAAAATCACGAGGAAACATAGCTTCGATACAATTATCGGTCAGTCAAAAACATTAAAGGAAGCCATTGATCTGGCAAAAAAAGTAAGCACAACAGATACTACCGTTTTATTGCTCGGTGAAACCGGAACAGGAAAAGAAGTTTTTGCACAGTCTATCCATTACGAAAGTCTTAGGTCGGCAAAACCATTTGTTGCCTTAAACTGCAGCGGTTTTAGTCCGGATTTATTGGAGAGCGAATTATTCGGATATAAAGCCGGGGCCTTCACGGGTGCCAATAAAGATAAGAAAGGGTTATTGGAAGAAGCTAATGGGGGTACTTTGCTGCTAGATGAAATCGGCGAGATGAACCTCGATTTACAGGCAAAATTGTTGCGTGTTCTGGAAAGTCAGACTTTTATCAAAGTAGGCGATACCCAAACCCAACAGGTAAATGTTCGGATTTTAGCAGCTACCAATAAAGATTTAAAAGCTGATGCACTATCAGGAAAATTCCGGTCTGATCTCTACTACCGGCTTTCAGTTTTCACCATCACCTTGCCTCCACTACGTGAGCGTAAAGCCGACATCCCTGCACTGGCCATACATTACCTGAAAGAATTTGCCAATAAGGTAAATCGATCGGCACCAAAAATGGATGATAAAATCTTATCCATATTGAGCGTACACAGTTGGAAAGGAAATATTCGTGAATTAAAAAACGTAATCGAGCGTTTGGTTATTTTATCAGATGGCGATGTCTTAAGTACTGCAGCTCTCCCACCCGAATTCTTTGAGTTTATACCAATAGAAAACGATTATAACCTGCAACAGATAGAAAAACAGCACATTCAAAAGGTGCTTATCCACACCAAAGGGAACAAAACCGAAACTTCGAGGTTATTGGGAATCGGTTTAACTACACTTTACCGAAAAATAGAGGAATATCAGATTAGAGAGGTTTAA
- a CDS encoding PIG-L family deacetylase translates to MFKRLTAIFTLCLPVMFCAAQQVRPAKSSEIYRELKTLKHLPKVLYLAAHPDDENTGLLSWLINDQNVETAYLSLTRGDGGQNLLGTEQGAALGLIRTHELLEARRLDGAQQFFTRAIDFGFSKNTNDTFKQWDADSITADVVWVIRKFRPDVIICRFPPTVAAGHGQHAASAVVAEKAFKAAADKNMFPNQLKYVSVWQPKRLLWNTFRFGSVNTTAENQLKVTVGQYDAQLGMGYGELAGLSRSLHKSQGAGTQSVAGVRTEYFTNILGDPAKRTIFDGLNLNWSEKGIGDIDELIDIVLLSFNYNQPDKSLHGLLMLRKKIAELQDPGLRKDKLAAIDQIILSCAGFMGEVVTNQPEAIAGNGYNFRLNLISRSATPVTLVSVNWLNQTDNLNRTLSNDSLITIERKIQVPADAAITEPYWLAKPAKDAATFSVANDTLIGLPEMQSPLNVLLSLKIENEKFEIKLPLSYKKLDPVKGDVVETLRIIPPLDLSFAEPVYFAKEKEALSVTLRLRANKNINYGKVSFKIGNQVIKTFQGINLPENTITTKDFLIPVEDLAKIKTSQNKLEAVFSSEANEYSKGQVLIQYPHLPTLQYFVPATTWLIKGDVKVLAKKIGYIEGAGDLIPEFLRQAGLQVDVLNEADILNASKLATYDAVVTGVRMINTEKRIKNWQTALRNYVENGGTIVMQYNTTQDMALQDFGIYPFSISGKRVTEENAEVKFLNPGHKLLNYPNKITAEDFKGWVQERGAYFPDQWDAKYEPLFEMNDTGEEPLRGSTLYAKYGKGNFIYTPLAFFRQLPAGNVGAARLFFNFLSAGK, encoded by the coding sequence ATGTTTAAAAGATTAACTGCCATATTCACCCTATGTTTACCGGTAATGTTCTGTGCGGCGCAACAAGTTCGCCCGGCAAAATCTTCAGAGATTTATAGAGAACTCAAAACCTTAAAACACCTGCCTAAAGTTTTATATTTAGCAGCCCATCCGGATGATGAAAATACAGGCTTACTTTCGTGGTTAATTAACGATCAAAATGTAGAAACGGCCTATTTATCACTTACCAGGGGAGATGGCGGGCAAAACCTTTTGGGTACCGAACAAGGCGCAGCCCTGGGCCTGATCAGAACGCACGAACTTTTGGAAGCACGGAGGTTAGATGGTGCACAACAGTTTTTCACCCGGGCCATTGATTTTGGTTTTTCAAAAAATACCAACGATACTTTTAAACAGTGGGATGCCGATAGCATTACGGCTGATGTGGTTTGGGTAATCAGAAAATTCAGACCTGATGTGATCATCTGCCGTTTCCCGCCTACCGTTGCTGCAGGACATGGACAGCATGCTGCTTCTGCAGTTGTTGCAGAAAAGGCTTTCAAAGCTGCCGCCGATAAAAATATGTTTCCCAACCAGCTGAAATACGTTTCAGTTTGGCAACCAAAAAGATTGTTGTGGAATACCTTCAGGTTCGGATCTGTAAACACTACAGCCGAGAATCAGTTAAAAGTAACCGTTGGTCAGTACGATGCACAGTTGGGCATGGGGTATGGCGAGTTGGCCGGTTTAAGCCGAAGTCTGCATAAAAGCCAGGGCGCAGGAACACAATCCGTGGCTGGTGTACGCACTGAGTATTTTACCAATATTTTGGGCGACCCTGCAAAGCGGACAATATTTGATGGATTAAACCTTAACTGGTCGGAAAAAGGAATTGGTGATATTGATGAACTGATTGATATTGTGTTGTTATCTTTCAATTACAACCAGCCAGATAAAAGCCTGCATGGACTGTTGATGCTGAGAAAGAAAATTGCCGAATTACAGGATCCGGGTTTAAGAAAAGATAAACTGGCGGCTATCGATCAGATTATTTTAAGTTGTGCAGGTTTTATGGGCGAAGTGGTTACAAACCAGCCCGAAGCCATAGCAGGCAATGGATATAATTTCCGTTTAAATTTAATTTCGAGATCAGCCACTCCGGTAACGTTAGTAAGTGTAAACTGGTTAAACCAAACAGATAACCTGAACAGGACTCTATCTAACGATTCGCTGATTACCATTGAACGTAAAATTCAGGTTCCAGCTGATGCGGCAATTACCGAACCTTATTGGCTGGCCAAACCAGCAAAAGATGCTGCGACTTTCAGTGTTGCCAACGATACCTTAATCGGATTACCAGAAATGCAGTCGCCACTTAATGTGTTATTGTCGCTAAAGATTGAAAATGAAAAATTTGAGATTAAACTGCCCTTATCTTATAAAAAATTAGATCCTGTTAAAGGTGACGTTGTAGAAACCCTGCGGATTATTCCACCGCTTGATTTGAGTTTTGCCGAGCCTGTTTATTTTGCTAAAGAAAAAGAAGCGTTAAGTGTTACACTCCGTTTAAGAGCAAATAAAAACATCAATTATGGTAAAGTGAGTTTTAAGATTGGCAATCAGGTGATAAAAACCTTTCAGGGAATCAATTTGCCAGAGAATACCATCACCACCAAAGATTTTCTGATCCCGGTTGAAGATCTGGCCAAAATAAAAACCAGTCAGAATAAGCTTGAAGCTGTTTTCTCGTCAGAAGCGAATGAATATTCCAAAGGTCAGGTATTGATCCAATACCCGCATTTACCAACCTTGCAGTATTTTGTGCCCGCTACCACCTGGTTGATCAAAGGCGATGTGAAGGTATTGGCCAAAAAAATTGGATACATTGAAGGAGCAGGCGACTTAATCCCTGAATTTTTAAGACAGGCTGGTTTGCAAGTAGATGTACTTAATGAAGCCGACATCCTAAATGCTTCAAAACTGGCCACTTATGATGCCGTGGTAACTGGCGTAAGGATGATCAATACTGAGAAAAGGATTAAAAACTGGCAAACTGCATTGCGTAATTATGTAGAAAATGGCGGAACCATTGTAATGCAGTACAATACCACACAGGACATGGCCTTACAGGATTTCGGGATTTATCCATTCTCGATTAGTGGCAAAAGGGTTACCGAAGAAAATGCGGAGGTTAAATTCTTGAACCCTGGCCATAAACTCTTAAATTATCCGAATAAAATTACTGCCGAGGATTTTAAAGGCTGGGTGCAGGAGCGTGGAGCTTATTTCCCTGATCAATGGGATGCCAAATACGAACCCCTTTTCGAAATGAACGATACCGGTGAAGAGCCGCTTCGAGGCTCAACCCTGTATGCTAAATATGGCAAGGGAAATTTCATTTATACGCCTCTGGCATTTTTTAGACAATTGCCCGCCGGAAATGTTGGCGCAGCCAGGTTGTTCTTTAACTTTTTATCAGCCGGGAAGTGA
- a CDS encoding sodium:solute symporter, giving the protein MSNIDWSVLIFTLLAVVTYGVFIGRGQKSNASYLKADNKMPWYIVLLGIMATQASAITFLSAPGQAYTDGMRFVQYYFGLPLAMIVICITFIPIFQRLNVYTAYEYLENRFDKKTRVLTSLLFLFSRGLSTGISIYAPSIILSSVLNWNIYLTNILTGGILLIYTYVGGAKAIAHTQKLQFLIILGTMAFAGYLLVQHMPDGIGFKDALYLAGKSGKLNVITTDFDWKDKYNIWSGLIGGFFLALSYFGTDQSQVGRYITAKDNTNAKMGLLLNGLVKIPMQFAILLIGALLFAFFSLKPAPIYFNERSYQYLKETQPQQAAAFEKEHDVLAQKFNQQSKNILVEKEKQSPSLNSSIANFKSTQKQVKELHGRVEEAINKSNYNAEKTDTNYIFLYFVKNTLPVGMIGLLFAVIFLASWGSISAALNSLAACSLKDVHLIFGKKEVDDETELKYSRLHTLAWGIFSIAVAMFATQMGSLIEAVNVLGSLFYGPILGIFLVAFYFKKINGSLVFIAAILSEVTVVAVYEFNIVSFLWLNVIGAAAVIMFSVIGLLFANPKTVSDK; this is encoded by the coding sequence ATGAGTAATATCGATTGGTCCGTACTGATATTTACTTTACTTGCTGTGGTAACCTATGGCGTTTTTATTGGTCGCGGGCAAAAAAGTAATGCATCCTATTTAAAGGCCGATAATAAAATGCCCTGGTACATTGTGCTATTGGGTATTATGGCTACACAGGCAAGTGCGATTACTTTTTTATCAGCACCAGGGCAGGCCTATACTGATGGCATGCGCTTCGTGCAGTATTATTTTGGTCTGCCCCTGGCAATGATTGTGATCTGCATTACTTTCATCCCGATTTTTCAACGGTTAAATGTATATACAGCCTACGAATATTTGGAGAATCGTTTTGATAAAAAAACAAGGGTTTTAACTTCATTGCTATTTCTGTTCTCGCGTGGATTATCAACGGGGATCAGTATTTACGCACCCAGTATTATCCTATCCAGTGTTTTAAACTGGAATATTTATTTAACCAATATCCTTACCGGCGGCATTTTATTGATTTATACTTATGTAGGCGGAGCTAAGGCAATTGCACATACACAAAAACTACAGTTTTTGATTATCCTGGGTACCATGGCATTCGCCGGATACCTTTTGGTGCAGCACATGCCTGATGGAATCGGATTTAAAGATGCGCTTTACCTGGCCGGGAAATCGGGTAAATTAAATGTAATTACCACCGATTTCGACTGGAAGGATAAATACAATATCTGGAGTGGTTTAATTGGAGGTTTTTTTCTCGCACTTTCTTACTTCGGCACAGATCAGAGCCAGGTTGGAAGATATATTACCGCAAAAGACAATACCAATGCTAAAATGGGATTATTATTAAATGGATTGGTTAAAATACCGATGCAGTTTGCTATCCTCTTAATCGGTGCATTATTATTTGCTTTTTTCTCTTTAAAACCGGCACCAATTTATTTCAATGAAAGGTCCTATCAGTATTTAAAAGAAACCCAACCTCAGCAAGCCGCAGCTTTCGAAAAGGAACACGATGTTTTAGCGCAGAAATTTAACCAGCAATCAAAAAATATCCTTGTAGAAAAGGAAAAGCAATCACCATCTTTAAATTCTTCAATAGCGAATTTTAAATCGACCCAAAAACAGGTAAAAGAACTGCACGGCAGAGTGGAAGAGGCCATCAACAAATCGAATTACAATGCAGAAAAAACCGATACCAATTATATCTTTTTATACTTTGTAAAGAATACGCTTCCCGTTGGGATGATCGGACTGCTTTTCGCTGTCATATTTTTGGCCAGTTGGGGCTCTATTTCAGCAGCATTAAATTCGCTGGCCGCCTGTTCCTTAAAAGATGTACACCTCATTTTCGGTAAAAAAGAAGTAGATGATGAAACTGAATTAAAATATAGCCGTTTACATACTTTAGCCTGGGGTATTTTTTCAATAGCTGTTGCCATGTTTGCTACACAAATGGGTTCGCTGATTGAAGCCGTTAATGTACTGGGCTCGCTATTTTATGGGCCAATTTTAGGTATTTTCCTGGTGGCATTTTATTTTAAAAAGATAAACGGCTCCCTGGTTTTTATTGCAGCCATCCTTTCCGAAGTTACCGTTGTCGCTGTATATGAGTTCAATATTGTTTCATTCCTCTGGCTCAATGTAATCGGTGCAGCAGCAGTAATTATGTTCTCAGTAATCGGCCTCTTGTTTGCTAACCCCAAAACCGTATCCGACAAATAA
- a CDS encoding bifunctional 2-polyprenyl-6-hydroxyphenol methylase/3-demethylubiquinol 3-O-methyltransferase UbiG codes for MNDAWVDRWNDRYSTDEFAYGEQPNNYLKEQLVQLKTGTILFPAEGEGRNAVFAAKLGWKVSAFDISIEGKNKALQVAENNNVSIDYQLGELQELDYKAEQFDAIALIYAHFPSAIKSTYHKTLSNYLRKGGLLIFEAFSKKHLDYLAKNEKVGGPKEIDMLFSVEEIRADFENYEIIVLEEKEIELSEGLFHNGQGSVIRFVGRKK; via the coding sequence ATGAACGACGCTTGGGTTGATAGATGGAATGACCGATACAGTACTGATGAGTTTGCTTATGGTGAACAACCGAATAACTATTTAAAAGAGCAGTTGGTGCAACTCAAGACCGGAACAATACTTTTTCCGGCAGAAGGCGAAGGCCGAAATGCTGTTTTTGCAGCTAAACTCGGTTGGAAGGTTTCAGCCTTTGATATTAGTATTGAAGGAAAAAACAAAGCACTACAAGTTGCAGAAAACAATAACGTTAGCATTGATTATCAGTTGGGCGAACTTCAGGAGCTGGACTATAAAGCTGAACAGTTTGATGCCATTGCCTTAATTTATGCTCACTTTCCATCAGCAATTAAATCAACCTACCACAAAACACTAAGCAATTATTTGCGCAAGGGCGGTTTGCTTATTTTCGAAGCTTTTAGCAAGAAACATCTTGATTATCTTGCCAAAAATGAAAAAGTTGGTGGACCAAAAGAAATCGATATGCTATTTTCTGTCGAAGAAATAAGAGCCGATTTCGAAAATTATGAGATTATTGTATTGGAAGAAAAAGAAATTGAACTGAGCGAAGGTTTGTTCCATAACGGGCAAGGTTCTGTAATTAGGTTTGTGGGTCGGAAAAAATAG
- a CDS encoding DUF2911 domain-containing protein, translated as MKTMIKSIALLFTAITVSVSAMAQDAQPKPSPAATATGKVKGATITINYSSPAVKGRKIWGGLEAFDKVWRAGANEATTFETDKDIVVEGKPLAAGKYSFFLIPKESGTWTAIFNKEPKQWGAYKYEEAKDALRVEVKTKALKATQERLVYKITKSGFSLDWDKISVPVNIK; from the coding sequence ATGAAAACGATGATTAAATCAATCGCGTTGCTCTTTACAGCAATTACCGTTTCTGTAAGTGCAATGGCTCAAGATGCTCAGCCTAAGCCAAGTCCCGCGGCTACAGCAACCGGAAAAGTTAAAGGTGCAACCATCACCATCAATTACAGCAGCCCAGCCGTAAAAGGACGTAAAATCTGGGGAGGCCTGGAAGCATTCGACAAAGTATGGCGTGCTGGTGCAAACGAGGCTACAACTTTCGAAACCGATAAAGATATCGTGGTAGAAGGTAAACCTTTGGCTGCAGGAAAATACAGCTTCTTTTTAATTCCTAAAGAAAGCGGAACGTGGACAGCCATTTTTAACAAAGAACCTAAACAATGGGGTGCTTACAAATACGAAGAAGCAAAAGATGCTTTACGCGTAGAAGTTAAAACCAAAGCATTAAAAGCAACACAAGAACGTTTGGTTTACAAAATTACCAAAAGTGGTTTCTCTTTAGATTGGGATAAAATTTCTGTTCCGGTTAATATTAAATAA
- a CDS encoding glycoside hydrolase domain-containing protein has protein sequence MKFPFKLLALLPLLSLNVLAQQKAQHFSIRTAKPVDQVNVFLGSSADHGQMSPAASAPFSMLSIGPQTYPKTHTGYEYLARKFEGFTHNRFEGVGCQGSGGNIFIKPFLGNDPAQSELIKVSEKASPGYYEVGFENNIKASFTVLGKAGKHAYQFPKGPKGFYLDLGYAFNGAFVAESHDVNGNTVSGWITSRTTCGAGKYKMFYYMEIGDNVSWKVIGDHKMIAMLKGAVTSAGINIALSSVSVEAAKAAINKNPFNTVKEQSNADWNSNLSKITVNGDLESAKLFYSLLYRTMQSPYVISETDGTYRNTKGEIQKDKEIRYNGWAIWDNYRTQLPLLSLIEQDRYAGMVSSIADLYNSGKKDYAGQNEPSNTVRSEHAIVVLLDAYRKGYPVDFNKIADSLEKEANGLDYKSPDKALESSYDNWALAEIFRILKNKEKSDFYLNKALEYKKYWNKDFKDMTKNDVDRMQARGLYQGTIWQYRWFVPYDFKGLIELDGGEESYLAKLDEFFARDLYNHANEPDLQVPLMYNITRSGYKSQYWMHQLAADTVIQNYFNDNSRGIGSYIGKIYRNQPDAYLRTMDDDAGAMSAWYVFAASGFSPACVGWPIYYLNVPLFPSLSYNLPNGKTFTIETENFSLKNKYIKVVFLNGKPFKKNFITQEEINSGGILKMVASAVPVKISDTENWVSDLEKQF, from the coding sequence ATGAAGTTTCCCTTTAAATTATTGGCCTTATTGCCGCTTCTTTCATTAAACGTTTTAGCACAACAAAAAGCACAACATTTTTCTATTAGAACTGCTAAACCTGTTGATCAGGTGAATGTTTTTCTAGGCTCTTCTGCCGATCATGGGCAGATGTCGCCAGCTGCATCGGCACCTTTTAGTATGTTGAGCATTGGTCCGCAGACTTACCCTAAAACACATACGGGGTACGAATACCTGGCCAGGAAATTCGAAGGTTTTACACACAACCGGTTTGAAGGTGTAGGCTGTCAGGGCTCGGGCGGTAATATTTTCATCAAACCATTTTTAGGTAACGATCCGGCACAGTCAGAGCTGATTAAGGTTTCTGAAAAAGCCAGTCCGGGATATTATGAAGTTGGTTTTGAAAATAACATTAAAGCCAGTTTTACCGTATTAGGCAAGGCTGGAAAGCATGCTTATCAATTTCCGAAAGGCCCTAAAGGTTTTTACCTCGATTTAGGTTATGCTTTTAACGGTGCTTTTGTAGCTGAATCTCACGATGTGAACGGTAATACGGTAAGCGGATGGATTACCTCAAGAACAACCTGTGGTGCAGGTAAATACAAGATGTTCTACTATATGGAAATCGGCGATAATGTGTCATGGAAAGTAATCGGCGATCATAAAATGATTGCCATGCTCAAAGGAGCGGTAACTTCGGCAGGAATCAATATCGCCCTTTCTTCTGTCAGTGTCGAAGCCGCAAAAGCAGCTATCAATAAAAATCCGTTCAATACCGTAAAAGAACAAAGCAACGCCGATTGGAATTCAAATCTTTCTAAAATTACCGTAAATGGCGATCTGGAAAGTGCAAAGTTGTTCTACTCGCTTTTATACCGTACCATGCAGTCGCCTTATGTGATTTCTGAAACCGACGGAACATATCGCAATACAAAGGGTGAAATTCAGAAAGATAAAGAAATCCGTTACAACGGCTGGGCGATATGGGACAATTACCGTACACAGTTACCCTTGCTTTCGCTAATTGAACAAGACAGGTATGCCGGAATGGTGAGTTCTATTGCTGATCTGTATAACTCAGGTAAAAAAGATTATGCGGGGCAGAATGAACCCTCAAATACTGTACGCTCAGAACATGCCATTGTGGTTTTGCTTGATGCCTACCGTAAGGGCTATCCGGTAGATTTTAATAAAATTGCAGATTCACTAGAGAAAGAAGCAAATGGTCTGGATTATAAATCTCCGGATAAAGCTTTAGAATCGAGTTACGATAACTGGGCATTGGCAGAAATCTTCAGGATTTTAAAGAATAAAGAAAAATCTGATTTTTATCTCAATAAAGCACTTGAATACAAGAAATATTGGAACAAAGACTTTAAAGATATGACCAAAAATGATGTTGACCGCATGCAGGCCCGCGGTTTATACCAGGGAACCATTTGGCAATACCGGTGGTTTGTGCCTTATGATTTTAAAGGATTAATTGAATTGGACGGAGGAGAAGAATCTTATCTGGCAAAACTGGATGAATTTTTTGCCCGTGACTTATACAACCATGCCAATGAACCAGATTTGCAGGTGCCATTGATGTATAATATTACCAGGTCTGGTTATAAATCGCAGTACTGGATGCATCAATTGGCGGCTGATACGGTAATCCAGAATTACTTTAACGATAACAGCCGCGGAATCGGCAGTTACATCGGTAAAATTTACAGAAACCAGCCAGATGCTTATCTGCGTACGATGGACGATGATGCCGGAGCGATGAGTGCCTGGTATGTTTTTGCGGCAAGCGGTTTTTCTCCTGCCTGCGTAGGGTGGCCGATTTATTATTTAAACGTGCCTTTATTTCCATCGTTAAGCTATAACCTGCCGAATGGAAAGACTTTTACGATCGAAACTGAAAATTTTAGCTTGAAAAATAAATATATCAAGGTTGTTTTTCTCAACGGAAAGCCTTTTAAAAAGAACTTTATCACCCAGGAAGAGATTAATTCCGGAGGAATATTGAAAATGGTTGCTTCGGCTGTTCCGGTTAAAATTTCGGATACCGAAAACTGGGTTTCGGATCTTGAAAAACAATTTTAA
- a CDS encoding NUDIX domain-containing protein has protein sequence MKQSAGILLFRRKDQQVEFFLVHPGGPFFAKKDLGFWTVPKGELNEDEESLTAAIREFKEETGQSLTGNFIELTSIIQKGGKKVLCWAVEGDLDPSTIVSNTFEIEWPPRSGKKQSFAEIDKANWFAYADAVTHINEKQIALLDELKLKLSR, from the coding sequence ATGAAACAAAGCGCCGGAATATTACTCTTCAGAAGAAAAGATCAGCAGGTCGAATTTTTTCTGGTTCATCCCGGTGGGCCATTCTTTGCCAAAAAGGATCTTGGTTTTTGGACTGTGCCAAAAGGAGAATTAAATGAAGACGAAGAATCTTTAACGGCTGCCATCCGCGAATTTAAAGAGGAAACAGGCCAAAGCTTAACCGGGAATTTCATTGAATTAACCTCTATTATACAAAAGGGAGGTAAAAAAGTATTATGCTGGGCAGTGGAAGGAGATCTCGATCCTTCAACAATTGTTAGCAATACCTTCGAAATAGAATGGCCGCCACGATCTGGTAAAAAGCAAAGTTTTGCAGAAATAGACAAAGCCAATTGGTTTGCTTATGCTGATGCCGTTACGCACATTAACGAAAAACAAATCGCTTTACTTGATGAATTAAAATTAAAGTTAAGCCGTTAA
- a CDS encoding DNA alkylation repair protein, with translation MASLLKDLYSPAFYDRLSNALAICIPKFDKGKFIKAVFIPEFESKELKERMKHTSKVLHGFLPDDYPQSIELIKKIITQLRTQGIGEDGLAYMFLPDYIETYGINDFENSVEALEFVTQFVSCEFAVRPFILKYENQMILRMQQWSLHESHRVRRLASEGSRPRLPWAMGIPFLKKDPISILPILENLKTDPSEYVRRSVANSLNDIAKDHPQVVLNMAKKWSGLGAETDAIIKHGSRTLLKQGHADILKHYGLDDAGILLKDFKILTPKIRIGESLEFSFAILNENTSKQKVRLEYAIYYKKQNGQNTKKVYKISERIYPAGATINVIRKQKFVLITTRKFHLGDHQISMIINGAEKEISHFELTA, from the coding sequence ATGGCCAGCCTACTGAAAGATTTATACTCTCCTGCTTTTTATGATCGTTTAAGCAATGCCTTAGCGATTTGCATTCCAAAATTTGATAAAGGGAAATTTATTAAAGCGGTTTTTATTCCTGAATTTGAATCAAAGGAACTTAAAGAGCGGATGAAACATACCTCGAAGGTTTTGCATGGTTTTTTACCGGATGATTACCCACAAAGTATTGAACTGATCAAAAAAATAATTACACAATTAAGAACACAGGGAATCGGGGAAGATGGACTGGCTTATATGTTCCTGCCAGATTATATTGAAACTTATGGCATAAACGATTTTGAAAACTCAGTTGAGGCACTTGAGTTTGTCACCCAGTTCGTAAGCTGTGAATTTGCAGTGCGTCCTTTTATATTAAAGTACGAAAATCAAATGATTTTAAGGATGCAGCAATGGTCGCTGCACGAAAGCCATAGAGTGAGAAGGCTCGCCAGCGAAGGCAGCCGTCCGAGATTACCATGGGCCATGGGTATTCCGTTTCTGAAAAAAGACCCGATATCCATTTTACCGATACTGGAAAATCTTAAAACAGATCCATCAGAATATGTAAGACGGAGTGTTGCCAACAGCTTAAATGATATTGCAAAAGATCATCCCCAGGTTGTTTTAAATATGGCCAAAAAATGGTCGGGTTTGGGTGCCGAAACAGATGCTATTATTAAACATGGCAGTCGTACATTACTTAAACAGGGCCATGCCGATATCCTTAAACATTATGGTTTAGATGATGCAGGGATTTTATTAAAAGATTTCAAAATCTTAACGCCCAAGATCAGGATTGGCGAAAGCCTGGAGTTTTCGTTTGCTATCCTCAATGAAAACACCTCCAAACAAAAAGTAAGATTGGAATACGCCATTTATTATAAAAAACAAAATGGGCAGAACACCAAAAAAGTATATAAAATTTCAGAAAGGATTTATCCTGCGGGTGCAACAATAAACGTCATCAGAAAACAAAAATTTGTACTGATTACCACACGTAAATTTCATTTAGGCGACCACCAGATTTCGATGATTATCAATGGTGCCGAAAAGGAAATCTCGCATTTTGAATTAACGGCTTAA